The DNA window TCCAGCCAGCCTGAGTATTTGCAGACCCGGCAGCCTTTGCCGCCACACAGGTAGCAGGTTATATCGACTTCTGCTGATGGTTCAGTAAAAGGAAAGAAGCTCGGACGGAAGCGCAATTTGACCTCGCTGCCGAACATCTGTTTGGCGAAAGAATAGATTGTCGCCTTGAAGTCCGCAAAGGTAACTCCCTTATCAACGTAGAGTCCTTCCAGCTGATGAAACACGCAGTAGCTGCGAGCGCTGATTGCTTCGTTGCGATACACTTTTCCTGGTGCAATGATGCGAATAGGCGGTTTTTGCGAGAGCATCGTGCGGATTTGCACTGGCGAGGTATGGGTGCGCAAGACCACATCGCCTTCGGGCGCGCCCTTGCGCAGAAAGAAGGTATCCTGCATATCGCGTGCAGGGTGGTCGTCCGGGAAATTAAGCAGCGTGAAATTGTAGTCATCGCGCTCAATTTCTGGTCCGACCACTTCTGTAAAGCCCATTTTGAAGAAAATCTCTTTCATTTCACGCAGCACCTTCTGGACGGGGTGTTCAGCACCTAAAAAGCGCGGTCGCCCTGGCAGAGTTAGGTCAAGGGGTCGCTCTTCTTCTTGGGTCTGGGCTTCCAGAGCTGCTTTGGCGTTCTCATATTTTTGCTCTGCTGCTGCTTTTAGGTCGTTGAGCAACTTGCCTACTTGGGGCTTTTGCTCTTTTGGAACAGCTTTCAGGCGCTCGAATAGCTCAGCTATTTTGCCTTTGCGGACAAGAAACCGCAGCCGATAGGCTTCCAGCGTTGCCTTATCGTGAATTTCAAATGCTGCGGTTTCTTTGCGCACGTGCTCAATAGCGTTGAAAATGTCGGTATCTACCCGTGCTATCTCGTCCATTGCTCCACAAGCCATTTTGTTAGGCTAGTGTTTTGTTAGGCTAGTGCTGCCTTGACCACTGCTTCAAACGCTACTGGGTCTTTGACCGCCATTTCTGCCAGTGCCTTACGGTTGATTTCAATATTTTTTTTGTTCATTGCCGCAATAAGGCGCGAATACGTCGTGCCGTGTAAGCGTGCCGCTGCGTTAATGCGCGCAATCCAGAGCTTTCGGAAGTTACGCTTCTTGACTTTGCGGTCACGATACTGATACTGCGCAGCTTTATCGACTGCGTGCTTTGCGATGGTCAAGATGTTTTTTCGCTTGCCCCAGTATCCTTTGGCACGTTTCAAAATGCGCTTTCGTCGTGCCCGTGAAGCAACAGCATTTTTGGCTCTTGGCATACGATTGTGTCATTTATGGGTTATGGAAATCATATCGTGAGCATTCGCTGAACGGTATCCTGCATAGCAGGAGACACCAACTTGTCTTTTTCTAAGCGACGCTTTCGCTTTGTGGATTTCTGAGACAGGTTATGGCGCTTGCCTGTTTGCTTGCGCATAATTTTACCTGTCCCTGTAACCTTGAACCGCTTTTTCGCCGAGCGATGTCTTTTTACTTTTGGCATAACTTGCTTTGTTGAGTTTAAGAAGATTGCGAAGCTGTGTTTTCTGAACTTTGCTCCAAGCGCTTTTGCTGCGCTTCTTGCATTTTGCGCTGCCGCTCTTGCTTTTCAGCTTCTAAGAGGCGCTGCTGCTCTTCACGTTCTTTTTGCAGCTTGCGTTCTAAGGCTTCCACTTTTGCTTT is part of the Chloroherpetonaceae bacterium genome and encodes:
- the pheS gene encoding phenylalanine--tRNA ligase subunit alpha, translated to MFNAIEHVRKETAAFEIHDKATLEAYRLRFLVRKGKIAELFERLKAVPKEQKPQVGKLLNDLKAAAEQKYENAKAALEAQTQEEERPLDLTLPGRPRFLGAEHPVQKVLREMKEIFFKMGFTEVVGPEIERDDYNFTLLNFPDDHPARDMQDTFFLRKGAPEGDVVLRTHTSPVQIRTMLSQKPPIRIIAPGKVYRNEAISARSYCVFHQLEGLYVDKGVTFADFKATIYSFAKQMFGSEVKLRFRPSFFPFTEPSAEVDITCYLCGGKGCRVCKYSGWLEIMGCGMVHPNVLRNCNIDPAVYSGYAWGMGIERTTLLRYKIDDIRLLFENDLRMLAQFE
- the rplT gene encoding 50S ribosomal protein L20, translated to MPRAKNAVASRARRKRILKRAKGYWGKRKNILTIAKHAVDKAAQYQYRDRKVKKRNFRKLWIARINAAARLHGTTYSRLIAAMNKKNIEINRKALAEMAVKDPVAFEAVVKAALA
- the rpmI gene encoding 50S ribosomal protein L35 → MPKVKRHRSAKKRFKVTGTGKIMRKQTGKRHNLSQKSTKRKRRLEKDKLVSPAMQDTVQRMLTI